Part of the Streptomyces sp. WMMC500 genome is shown below.
CACTGCGCCGTGATCAGGGGGTTGGCATGTGCTCTGCTGTCCCGTTGTCTCGCAGCGCTCCTGTGGTGTGCTCCGCCTCTGCCGTGAGGGAGTTCGGCCGCCGTTACGTGGCTGAGTACCTGGCGCGGCATAGGGAAACAGACTATCCCGACGACTTGGTGGCTCGGATGAGGGCGCTAGGGGTGTTCGGGGCCACCGTGCCGGTCGGGTTCGGTGGCTCGGGCCTACCCAGCGGCGAGGTCCTGGAGATCATCTACGAACTGGCCCGGGCCTGGCAGCCCCTGGCTGGGATGGCTGGTACTCATCTCAAGCTGTGCCGAGACGTGGAGCGGCACGGCACGGCGGTGCAGAAGCAGACGCTGCTGCCCGCGATGGCGAGTGGAGAGATGATCTGCGCCCGCGGCTACACCGAACAAGGCCGCACCGATCCCGAGCGTCTGGCCGCCACCATCACCCTCAAGGAGGCACACGGGATCCTCAACGGGCGCAAGAACTGGGTCACCAACGCTCTGCATGCTGACCGGATCCTGGTCGTCGCCCGCCGCGACGAGATCGCCCAGTGCGTGATCGTCGACCCGGCCCGGCCGGGCGTAGAGGTGGGCGCTGACCTGCCCCGGCCCGGCATGCTGGGGGTGTCGCTGGCCGAGGTCCGGCTCAGTGGCTACGAGTTCGATCCGGAACTGGAGCTGTTGGGTGGCCCGGAATGCGACGTCACCACCTCGCTGCGCGGCCATGACGTGACGCGGTATCTGACACGGGCGATCGGCTCGGCCGACGCGGTGCTGGCCTGGTTGTGCGCCTTCGTGGAGTCAACCCTGGAGCAGCGGGCGCCGGAGGTGGGCAGCGTGATGGCCGCGCGGGTCGGGCAGATCGCCATCCAGGTCGCGGCGATGCGTGCTGTGTGGCGGGACGCCATCAGTACCGCCCCCGGTGTCACCGCCGACGAAGCGAAGGTGTTCTGCACAACCGTCCTGCACGGTGTGATGAGCGAGGCGATCGGTGTGTGTGGAGGGACCGGATACGCCAGCGAGGACGCGACGCTGACCCGTCACTATCGCGACGCGGTGGCCCTGCAGGTGTTCGGGGCACCGAACGACGCCCTGCTCACCCAGATCGGCGAGCGCACCCTTGCGGTAGAACGCCAGGCTGCCGGGCAGTGCTTAGATGGATATCTACCGTGAAGACACCAGTGTCGTCGCACGCTACGCGGATCGGCTGAGTGACGTCTACCGCCGGCACCTGCAGCGCACCACCTTGCGCGAGGGGGCGCACGTGGTGCCACTGCCCGCCTACCGCGGCGTCGCCCTCGACGTGCTCGACCTGTCCTCGCTCGGCACGACGGGTACGTTCAAGGACTGGCTTGCCGCGGTGGCCATCGCCGAGTCGCTGACCCAGGGCCATCGGACCGTCCTCGCCCAGAGTTCGGGTAACACCGCCAACGCCGTCGCCCGGTATGCCGCTCATGCCGGGATCCGGTGCGTGATCCTCTACCCGCCCGCGTCCCGGCGGCGCATCCTGCCCCACCTTGCCGATGCACCAGGCGTTGACTTCGTCGAAGTCGACGCACCCGAAGAGCGCATCAAGCAGGTCCTGGCAGCGGCTTCCGCACAGTTGGAACTGCCCGTCGTGCCGACGCTGGAGACACAACTGGAGGCGAACAAGCTGCGCGCCTATCTCCTGCGCGACGCGGTGCTGGCGATCGGCCGCCACTGGGACTGGCATGTCCAGGCTGTGTCCAGCGGTTTCGGACCTATGGGCTTGTACCGGGGCCTTCGCGAGATCCGGCAGGACGACCCGGGCATGCCATGGCCCAGGTTCCTGGGCGTGCAGCAGGAAGCGATCGCCCCCTACGCCGCCGCGCTGACCGGGACGGCGGTCAATGAGGCGGCTCCGATGATCGAGCCGACCCTCTTCCGCCGGGCGCCGGGGCCGGGCCTGCTGGCTCGGATGGAGAGCCTGTGCACCGACTCGGGCGGGACCGTGCGGGCCCTGTCCAACGAGCGCTACCACGCTCTGGAGTCGAAAGCGATTGCGGACCTGAAAGCGGCCGGCGTGAGGGTGACGCACGACGTCGACGGCCAGGTGCGCGAGCGAGCCGGACTGTACTCCCTGGCTGGAACCTACGATGCCGTTGACGGTGGCCTGATCGAGGAAGGCGCGCGCGTGCTGGCCGCCTACACCGGCGGCTCAGGACCCCGCGCACCCCTGTTTGAACCCGAACACCGTGCCCGCGCCCAGGACGTGATCGACCTCGTCGCCGCGCTCACGGGTCTCAGCCGCCCCACCGACGCATCGTTAGACCTGACCCCCCGGGCCGCCTCATCCCGAGCGGACAAGCCCTGGAACACACCCCATCCCATCTCCGGGGAGCTCCCAGTGAACGCCAACGCCCATACCGTGATCGCGCCCGACGATGGGCTCGCTCAGGTCCTTGCCGCAATCATGGAACGGTACGCGCAGCGGCCCGCGGTCGGCGAGCGGGTCCGGGAGATGACGACGGACCCGGCTACTGGCCGACGCACGCTGCGGTTGCTGCCCCGCTACGCCACCCTCACCTACCGGCAACTGTGGCAGCGGATCAGTGCTGTCGCCGCCGACTGGCATCACCATCCCACTCACCCGATCCACCCCGGCGACCGGGTGTGCATCCTCGGCTTCACCAGCATCGACTACCTCACCCTCGACCTCGCGTGCGTCCACCTCGGCGCGGTGACCGTCCCGCTGCAGTCCAGCGCCTCAGCCGCACAACTGGAAGGAGTGGTCTCCGAGACAGCGCCGAAGATACTTGCCACCACCATCGAACGCCTGGACAGCGCCGTGACCGCGGCCCAGCTCACACCGTCTGTCGAGCGCGTCGTGGTCTTCGACCACAGCCCGGGCGCCACCCTGGAAGCAACCGAACTGCGCGATGCACACCGCCAACTGGCCTCCGCCGGACGAATAGTGGAGGTGGTACCGATGGCCACGGTTCTCGAACGAGGCAGGACCCTGGATGCCGCGCCTTTGTTCGCTGCCCCGCAGGGCGAGGACCCCCTCGCTCTGCTGATCTACACCTCCGGCAGCACCGGCACACCCAAGGGTGCGGTCTACACTCAGAGCCTGGTCGGTACCGCCTGGCTCGGCTTCTTCCCCCGCGACGATGCGGATGCCCCCGAGACGTCGCTGCACTATCTACCCCTGAGCCATCTCATCGGCCGCTACGCGCTGATGGGCTCGCTGGCCCGTGGCGGCCTCGCCCAGTTCACCGCCCGCAGCGACCTTTCCACCCTGTTCGCCGACCTGGCTCTGGTCCGGCCAACCGAACTCGCTCTCGTCCCGCGGGTATGCGACCTGCTTTTCGAGCGGTATCAGCACGAGATGGCCTGCCGTGCCGACCAGCCAGGCGATCTCGATGCGCGGGTGAAACAGGAGCTGCGCGACAACGTGCTAGGCGGTCGGGTCGCTCACGCCGTCGTCGGCGCGGCACCTCTGTCCGCGGCGATGACCGCGTTCATGCAGTCCTTGCTTAGCCTCCCCGTGCACAGCGGTTACGGCACCACCGAGATCGGCCGGGTCATGCTCGACAACAGGATCCTGCGCCCTCCGGTCACGGACTACAAGCTCATCGACGTCCCCGAGCTCGGCTACCTCACCAGCGACATCCCTCATCCCCGCGGCGAACTCCTCATCAAGACCATCAGCGCCATCGGCGGCTACTACAACCGCCCCGATCTCAACGCCGTCATGTTCGACGAGGAGGGCTATTACCGCACCGGGGACATCGTGGCCGAGATCGCCCCCGACTACCTGCACTATGTCGACCGTCGGAACAACGTGCTCAAGCTTTCCCAAGGCGAGTTCGTCGCCGTCTCCCGCCTGGAGACCCTCTTCACCGCCAGCCCCGAGGTACGTCAGATCTTCGTGTACGCCAACAGCCAACGCGCACACCTCCTGGCCGTTGTCGTACCCTCCGCCACCCTGCTGACCCGGACCGGCTCCGACACCGAAGCACTCAGGCGGCACATCCTGGACTCCTTGCACGAGATCGGCCGCCAGTCACAGCTTCAGCCCTACGAGATCCCCCGCGGCGTCCTGATCGAGACCGAGCCTTTCAGTACCGAAAACGGGCTGCTCTCCGACATGCGTAAACCCCTGCGTCCCCAGCTCACGGCACGCTACGGCGAACGCCTCGAACAACTCTACGCTGCCGACTTCGACAACCGGGAACAGCGCCTGAAGCAGCTACACGCCGACGCCCCCAACCAGCCGCTGCTCGACACGATCCGCCAGGGCGCGGGCCTCGTGCTCGGCCAGGCAGCCGACGCCATCCAACCGAGCGCACGCTTCGCCGACCTAGGCGGCGACTCCCTGTCCGCGCTGTCCTTCGCCGCGCTGCTCGGCGACGTGTGCGGCATCGATGTACCGGTTACTCACCTCATCAGCCCCACCACGGACCTCGCCGCACTCGCACGCCATATCGAGCAGCGCCGGACCGCCACCACCGGACACCCGTCCCCCACCTGCGTCCACGCCCTGGACCACAACGACGTACACGCAGCCGAACTGACCCTGGACAAGTTCCTCGACGTCGACCTCCTCGACCGCGCGCCCTACCTGCCCGAACCTGCTCCGCGCGCCACCAAGGTCCTCATCACTGGAGCCACCGGCTACCTCGGCCGCTTCGTGTGCCTGGAATGGATGAAACGGATGGCCGCCACGGGCGGCACTGTCGTTTGCCTCGTGCGCGCCGCGAACGACACAGAGGCGGCCCGCCGACTGGAGAGCGCCTACGACAGCGGCGGCAGCGAACTCCTCGACCGCTACCGGCACCTGGCGAAGACCGCCCTCCAGGTGCACGCCGGCGACCTCGGCCAGGACCGCATGGGCCTGGGCCATGAAACCTGGACCGGCCTGGCCAACTCCACAGACCTCATCGTGCACACCGCTGCACTGGTCAACCACGTCCTGCCCTACCAACAGCTGTTCGGCCCCAACGTCACCGGCACCGCCGAAGTGATCCGCCTGGCCCTCACCACCCGCCTCAAGCCCATCACCTACCTGTCCACCATCAGCATCGCCGGACAGAGCGGCCCCTCTGCTCTCCACGAAGACGCAGACATCCGCCTCACCTGCCCCACCCTCCACCTCGACGACAGCTACGCCAACGGCTACGCCATCAGCAAGTGGGCAGGAGAAGTCCTCCTACGCGAAGCACACGAACACTTCGCACTCCCTGTCACCACCTTCCGCTCGAGCATGCTCCTTGCGCACCAGGACCACCCCGGACAGGTGAACGTCCCCGACCTCTTCACCCGCTTGCTCCTCAGCCTTACCGCCACCCGGCTCGCGCCCACGTCGTTCTACCGCCAAGACCCCCATCCCCACCCCGATACCGACCCGCGGCCCCACTACGACGGCCTCCCGGTGGACTTCAGCGCCGCTGCCATCACCGCCATAGGCGACCACACAATGACCGGCTACCGTAGCCTCAACCTCGTCAACCCCCACGACGACGGCATCAGCCTCGACACCATCGTCGACTGGCTCCGGCAGGCGGGGCACCCCATCCGCCGCGTCCCCAACTACATTGACTGGCTGTATCAGTTCGACACCGCCCTGCGCGCTCTACCCGACGGCCAGCGTCGCAACTCCCTGCTCCCACTCCTGCACGCCTTCGCCCAACCCGCTGAACCCACGGCAGGATCACTCCTCTCCACCATTCGATTCCAGCCGGCGGTCAAGGCGGCCCTTCCCCACCTGGACAACGGCATCCCGCACTTGACAAGCGCACTCATCGGCAAGTACCTGGCCGATCTCGTCCACCTGAAGCTGCTGTGACCTCACGCGGCTCTGACACCAGCATCTGGCTCTGCCAAGACCTCCGCCGCTGCATCCCTTCGCGCCGTCCAACGATCAACCATGACGGCGTCCCCACGACAGCCCGCCGTGCCAAGGCGATCGGGCGTGTACACCAGACGGTGAAATGGATCATGAAGTGACCCCATGACCGGAACGTCTCGGCACGCGAGTCGCAGCCCCGAAGCTCCGCCATCACGGCTCAAGGCGCGCGCATAGAACGAGGCCGGAACGCCGATGGTGCGACTTGTCAATACCCCCTCACCCGTACGAGTGGTTTCAGGTTCCCTGCTGCGGTTGTGCGTGCGACGGTCACAATGACATACCCGGGCTTTCCGATCGCCAGCGTGGTCGGGTAGCGTCTGCAGGGAGGTTGAGCATGGCTTCGACGGGCACATTGCCGCTTTTCGACCCGCCTGCCGAACCTGACGCGTTGGGCACGTGGGTGAGCAGCCGGGCATCCGAGCCGCCCACACTGGGCGGATTGCGGTTCGCTTTCTACGGGCGGGTGTCGACGGAGGATTTCCAGGACCCGGCCACCTCGCGGGGGTGGCAGTTGATGCGTGCGCAGGCGCTGGTCGCCGGGCACGGGCGGGTCACCGCCGAGTTCTTCGATGTCGGGCACAGTCGGGTGCTGCCCTGGCCCCGCCGCCCGGAAGCCGCCCGCCTGATCGACGCGCTGGCGGATCCGGAACGGCACTTCGATGCGGTGGTGATCGGCTCCAGCGAGCGGGCCTTCTACGGCAGCCAGTTCGCCGCCATGGCCCCGCTGTTCGAGCATCACGGGGTGCGGTTGTGGCTACCCGAGTTGGGCGGCCCGGTCGACCCGGGCCTGGCCGGGCACGAGGAGTTGATGATCCTGCTGGGGATCCTGTCCAAACGGGAGATCGCCCGCGCCCGGCTGCGCGCCCGGACCGCGATGACCGTCCAGGCCCGCGAACAGGGCCGCTACCTCGGCGGCCGGCCACCCTACGGCTACCGTCTCGCCGATGCCGGCCCGCACCCGAACCGGGCCTGGGCCCGCCGCGGCGCCCGCGCCCAGCGCCTCGAAGCCGACCCCACCACCGCACCCATCGTCTCCTGGATGTTCGCGCAACGCCGGGCCGGCAAGAGCCAGGCGCGTATCGCCCGCGCCCTCAACGATGCGGCGGTGCCGTGCCCGTCGGCCGCCGACCCGGAGCGCAACGCGCACCGGAGCGGCAGCCAGTGGACGCTGACGGCGGTGCGGGCGATCCTGGCCAACCCCCGCTACACCGGCCGCCAGGTCTGGAACCGCCAGCGCACCGACCACGAACTCATAGACCCCGCCAATACCGCCCTCGGCCACCGCGACATCGCCCGCTGGAACCCGCCGCAGGACTGGATCATCTCCCGCGAGAAGGCCCATCCGGCTCTGGTCAGCGAGGCCGACTTCGTCGCCGTCCAGAGCATGCGCGCCACCACCGTCACACCGGGACGCACCTACCTGCTCGCCGGGCTGCTGCGCTGCGGCATCTGCGGGCGGCGGATGGAGTCCTGCTGGACCAACGGCCGCCCTTCCTACCGCTGCCGGCACGGCCACACCAGCGCCACCGGCCCCGGCACGGACCGACCACGCAACGCCTACATCCGCGAGGACCGCATCCTGGCCCATCTGCCCGCTCTCCTGCTGCGCCTCGGCCACCCCCGAACCGGGGACCACTCCCCCGGCGCCCTCCCCGCACAGGCAACGGCGGACTGGCTGCGCACCCGGGGCATCACCCTGACCTACGACCCGGCGGACAGCTCCCTGACCGCCGACACCCCGACACGAGAAAGGACCCGCATCGGCTGACCTTCACGCCCGCTGACCAGCACCGGGACCGGCCACGACGCAAACGCCCGTCCCTCGCCTGGGCGAGACACGGGCGCCAAGCCGGCATGCCAAGATTTCCACAGATATGTACAGATAGTGTGTCCGAGGGGGGACTTGAACCCCCACGCCCTTTACGGGCACTAGCACCTCAAGCTAGCGCGTCTGCCATTCCGCCACCCGGACCGGGTTGCCATCGCCGCGGCAGAGGGCCGCGGGGCACGGCCAACGATACCAAGGATCCGGGGGCGCTTCGCACCCGTATTTGGTTACGGAACGCGTCCGAAGGCCACGCGTGGTGACGGGTGAGGGACCCCGGCCCGCCGGTGGGGCGGCGGGCCGGGGGGTTCGGGCGCGTGCGGGCACGGGGGTGGGTCAGGGGCGGAGGCGGTGGAGGTGGGTGGCCGAGCGGCGGGCGGTGGTGAAAGAGCCGGCCGGGTTGGTGGCGGGGTCCACCGCGTCGTCGCGTTCGACGAGCCAGTTGTGGTACTTGCGGTACCGGCCGCCGGTGACGGTGCCGATGAAGCGCTGGTAGTCGATGTCGCCGTCCCCCACGTCCACCATGTGGTAGCCGTCCTGGGACGCCTCGTCGTGTTCGCCGTCCTTGACGTGGAACAGCGGGAAGCGCTGCGGGTCGGCCGTGACGTAGTCCAGCGGGTCGAAGGGCGCCGGGGTGCCGTCCGGGCGGACGCTGAAGCGGTGGACGCCGGTGTAGGCCCAGTAGATGTCCATCTCCATGAACACCAGGTCCGGGTCGGTCTCGGCGAGCATCAGGTCGTAGATGCGCACCGTGGGGTCGTCGGTGCAGAAGCCGAACTCGTTGCCGTGGTTGTGCTGGTAGAACCGCATGCCGCGGCGCCGGGCCGCCGCGCCGTAGGCGTTGAACTCCGCCGACGCGCGCTTGACCCCGTCGACCGTGCTGCCGTAGCGGAACGGGCCGTCCCAGGTGCCGACGTGCGGCAGGTCCAGGGCCTCGGCGTCGTCGAGGACCTGCTCCAGGCTGGTGGCGAAGGAGTAGCCGGCCGGGTCGGCGACGTGGTACGCGACGTGGCTGCCGATGGCGCGCAGGCCGTGGTCGCGGGCCAGGCGGCGGAGCTGAGGCAGGGTGATGGGGCCGTTGCCCTGGGTGTAGCCGGCGTATTCGACCTGGTCGTAGCCGTAGCGCTCCAGGGCGTCGAAGACCTTGCCGAAGCCGACCGTGCCGACCTGGTCGCGCAGCGTGTAGAGCTGGATGCCGAGGCGGCCGGGGGGCACGGCGGGGCGGCACCAGCGGGCCCGTTCCCAGTCGGCGTCCGGGGCGGCGGCGGCGCCCGGGGCGGCCGCGGTGCCGGCGATGGCCGCCGCGGTGGTGCCGGCGGCCACGCCGAGGAACCTGCGTCTGTTGAGGGCGTGGGCCAGTTCTTCGCTGGGTCTGGTGGACATGGCATCGCTCCTTGGGCGGGGGTGGGGCTAGTCGAGGCCGGCTAGCGACAGCAGCAGGGACTTCACGTCGGTGGCCGGTACGGGACCCGCGGTGGCCCCCGGCCGGGTGGTGATCAGCACGGGGCCGTCGCGCTCGTCCTCCGGGAGGCGGCCGTGGGTGCCGCGGACCGGGGCGGGGTCGAGCGGGACGACGGCCAGGCGGTAGCGCAGCCCGGCCTTCTTGCGGGCGATGGCGGAGACGGCCCGCAGGCGTACGTACGGGTCGGTGGGGTCCATGAACAGTTCGGCGGGGTCGTAGCCGGGCTTGCGGTGGATCTCGACGAGCTGGGCGAAGTCCGGGGCGCGGTCGTCGTCGAGCCAGTAGTAGTACGTGAACCAGGCGTCCTGCTCCGCCACCGCGACCAGTTCCCCGGCGCGCGGGTGGTCCAGGCCCTGGGCCTTCTTGCCGGTCTCGGAGAGCACGTCGGCGACGCCGGGGAGCTTGGCGAGGATCTCCCGGGTCGCCTCGACGTCGGCCGGGTCGCGGACGTAGACGTGGGCGATCTGGTGGTCCGAGACCGCGAAGGCGCGCGACGCCCACGGGTCCAGGTACTCCATCCCGTCCTGCGTGTAGACCTCCAGCAGCCCGGCCTTGCGCAGCGCGCGGTTGACGTCGACGGGCCTGGCCGCCTGCGTGATGCCGTACTCCGAGAGCACCACGGTCTCCGCGTCCGCCGCCCGCGCGTCCGCCAGCAGCGGTGCCAGCGCGTCGTCCAGCTCGCGCGCGGCGGCGTGCGAGCGGGGGTCGTCCGGGCCGTAGCGCTGCAGGTCGTAGTCGAGGTGGGGGAGGTAGACGAGGGTGAGGTCAGGGCTGTACGCGTCGAGGATGTGCCGCGAGGCGTCGATGATCCACTGCGAGGAGACGATGCTCGCCGTCGGGCCCCAGTAGTTGAAGAGGGGGAACGTGCCGAAGGCGGCGGTCAGTTCGTCGCGCAGCTCCGGCGGCCGGGTGTAGCAGTCGGGCTCCTTGCGGCCGTCGGCGTAGTAGATGGGCCGCGGGGTGACGACGTAGTCGGTGTCCATGCCCATCGCGTACCACCAGCAGACGTTGGCCACGGTGTAGCCGGGGTACGCGCGCCGGGCGGCGTCCCACAGCTTGTCGCCGCCGACGAGCGCGTTGTGCTGGCGCCACAGGAAGATCTCGCCCAGCTCGCGGAAGTACCAGCCGTTGGCGACGATCCCGTGCTCCGCCGGCGGCGCGCCGGTGAGGATCGTCGACTGCACGGTGCAGGTGACGGCGGGCAGCGGCGGCGTCAGCGCGCTGTGGGAGCCCGCGTCGGCGAGCGCGCGCAGGTTCGGCATGTGATCGAGGAGGCGCGGCGTGAGGCCGACGACGTCGACGACGACCAGCCGCTTCGGGGGCGTCATGGCAGCTCCTTCAGGCCGAGCGAGGTGAGCAGGTCGCGGGCGACGGACAGTTCGGCGGCGATGCCGTCGGCGAGCTGTGCGCGGCTGCGCGGCCGCAGGTGTGCGGGGAGAGCCTGCCAGGTGTACGTCTCCACCTCCAGGTGCCGCGTCAGCGGCGCGGGGCCGCCGACGAGGCGCGCCAGCGTCTCTTCGAGCACCGGCGTCGTCGCCGTCAGCGGCGGCTCCAGCGGCGCGTGCAGCGGCACGTGGAAGTGGGCGCGCCACGGGCCGTCGTCGGGGAGGCCGCCGGCCAGGGCCTCGTCGAGGTCGTCGGTGGCGCGTACGGAGCCGTCGGCGGCGCGGATACGGGTCTGGTGCAGGAACCGCGGCTCCGCGAAGGCGGCGAGCGCGGTCCGTACGCCCGGCTCGTCGGGCCGGTCCGCCACCAGGGCCGCCGAGAGCTGTGACTTGACGATGGGCAGGCCCGCGCCGGTGATGCCGGCGATGGCGGTGGCCGGGTCCTCGAAGGACGTGGCCAGGTGGCAGGTGTCGACGCAGACGCCGATGCGCTCGGCGGGCGGCGCGCCCTCCGCGGTGAGCGCGGCGACGGCGTCGGCGGTGGTCTCCACGGTGCAGCCGGGCTCCGGCTCCAGGCCGACGCGGATGGAGCGGCCGGTCAGCTCCTCGATGGCGTCGAGGCGGGCCGCCAGGGTGCCCAGAGCCGTCAGCGACGCCTTGCGGGCGGCCTCGTCGAAGCCTGTGCGCCAGGCGAGCGGGAGGGTGGAGATGGTGCCCTCGGTGACGTCGTCGGGCAGCAGGACGGCGAGCAGCCGGGCCAGCTCGACGGTATGGTCCAGGCGCTCGGGCTCGGTCCAGTCGGGGCGGTAGACGCGGTACTTGACCACCTCCTCGCCGAACCCCTGGTAGGGGAAGCCGTTGAGGGTGACGGCCTCCAGGCCGCGCTCGTCGAGCGCCTTCTTCAGCCGGCGCAGCGCGGCGGGGTCGGAGCCGAGGGTGCGGACGGCGTCGCGGGCGAGCCACAGGCCGATGCCCAGCCGGTCGCGGCCGAGCCGGCGGCGCACCGGCTCGGCGTGGTCGCGCAGTTGCGCCATCACCCCGTCGAGATCCTCGGCGGGGTGCACGTTGGTGCAGTACGCGAGATGGACGAGGGAGCCGTCGGGGTGTCTGAAGCGCATGGCTCAGCTTCCCCCTCGCAGGATGGAGTTCCCTTCGTACGTGGCCCCGCCGGCCTCCGGCTTCTCCGGCTCCAGCTCCAGCCGGCCGCTCTGGCCGTAGAACTCCACCGGGTTCTGCCACAGCACCTTGTCGACGTCGGCGTCGGTGAAGCCGGCGGCGAGCATGGCGTCGGCGGTCCTGCGGGTCTTGAGCGGGTCGCTCCTGCCCCAGTCGGCGGCCGAGTTGACGAGCATCCGCTCGGTGCCGTACTCGCGCAGGATGCGGACCATGCGGTCCTCGTCCATCTTGGTGTCGGGGTAGATGGAGAAGGCCGCCCAGCAGCCGCTGTCCCGGGCGGCGGCGACCGTCGTCTCGTTGAGGTGGTCGAGGATGACGCGCTCGGGCGCCAGCCGGGACTCGCGGACGACGTCGAGCGTGCGGGCGAGCCCCGCGGCCTTGTCGCGGTGGGGCGTGTGCACCATGGCGGGCAGCCCGTGGTCGGCGGCCAGCTCCAACTGGGCGGCCAGCGCGTGGTCCTCCTCGGGGGTCATGGAGTCGTAGCCGATCTCGCCGACGGCGACGACGTGGTCCTTCAGCAGGTAGCGCGGCAGTTCCTCCAGCACCGGCAGGAGGCGCGGGTCGTTGGCCTCCTTGGGGTTGAGGGCGAGGGTGCAGTGGTGCGCGATGCCGTACTGGGCGGCGCGGAAGGGCTCCCAGCCGAGCAGGGAGTCGAAGTAGTCGTAGAAGCTCTCCGGGGAGGTACGCGGCTGCCCCAGCCAGAAGGAGGGCTCGACGAGGGCGCGCACGCCCGCGTCGTACATGGCCGCGTAGTCATCGGTCGTGCGGGACGTCATGTGGATGTGCGGGTCGAAGATGCGCATCACACCTCCTTGCGGGTCAGGGCGAGAATCCGGTCGAGGTCCGCCGGTACGGCGCGGCCGGCGGCCGTCCGCTCGCGGGCGTAGTCGGTGAGCATGCGGGCGAGTTCGCCGTCGCCGGCGGCGCGGTCGGCCAGGCCCGCGATCTCGTCGGCGGGCACGCCGGTGAACAGGCACTTGAGGACGGCCTGCCGCCAGGCGTGGTCACCCAGGTGTGCGGCGGCGTACGGGCCGAGGGCGGCGGCGACGAGGCGGGTGTCGTTGGTCCGCAGCGCGTCCTCCACCAGCGGCACGGCGCCGGAGCCCAGATCCAGGTGCGGCAGCGCGCGCAGCACGGCGCGGCGTTCCGCCGCGTCCCCGCGGTCGTAGACGCGGGTGGCGACCTGCTCGTCGGCGCGGGCGGCGTGCAGGATCAGCACGCGTACGGCGTCGGCGGCCCCCGCGCCGCAGCGGCGGCGCGCGGCGGCGAAGTGGGCCTCCCAGGCGAGCAGTCCGGCGCTGGGGCCCGGGGTGTCCGCGGCGGCGTCCGCGAGCGCGGCGGCGAGCCACGCGCGGGCCTCGGGGGCGAGGCCGGCGTCGACGGACGCGCGCAGGGCGGCCACCGTTGCGGAGGAGGCGGATGCGGCGGAGGCGGCAGAGGAGGCGGCGGAGGCGGGTGCGGCGGGGTCGGGAGTCACCACTGCGCGGCTCCTTTCACTCGGGGATTCACTCGGGGATTCGCTCGGGGTTCACTCGGGTCACGGGTGTGGCACGCGCGGCGCCCGGGCCGGGTGCGTACGACGGGCTCAGCACGGCACCGTTCCCCTCGCCCGCGCCTCTTCCTCCGCCGCGCGCAGGAAGCGGATGGAACTGCCCGCCAGCTCGGGCCCGGCGTGCGAGTGCCGGGGCAGCTCGACGCTGATCAGGCCCTGGTAGCCGGTGGTCTGCAGGGCTTCGAGCACCGCGGGGAAGCCGATCTCGCCCTCGCCGAACGGCAGGTGTTCGTGCACGCCCCGGCACATGTCCTCGATCTGCACGTGCGCGAGCCAGGGCGCGGCGGCCCGTACGCAGTCGGCGGGCAGCGCATCCTCCAGGCACTGGCAGTGCCCGATGTCGAGGGTCAGCGCCAGCGCCGGCGCGTCGCCCAGTTCCTCGCGCA
Proteins encoded:
- a CDS encoding acyl-CoA dehydrogenase family protein: MCSAVPLSRSAPVVCSASAVREFGRRYVAEYLARHRETDYPDDLVARMRALGVFGATVPVGFGGSGLPSGEVLEIIYELARAWQPLAGMAGTHLKLCRDVERHGTAVQKQTLLPAMASGEMICARGYTEQGRTDPERLAATITLKEAHGILNGRKNWVTNALHADRILVVARRDEIAQCVIVDPARPGVEVGADLPRPGMLGVSLAEVRLSGYEFDPELELLGGPECDVTTSLRGHDVTRYLTRAIGSADAVLAWLCAFVESTLEQRAPEVGSVMAARVGQIAIQVAAMRAVWRDAISTAPGVTADEAKVFCTTVLHGVMSEAIGVCGGTGYASEDATLTRHYRDAVALQVFGAPNDALLTQIGERTLAVERQAAGQCLDGYLP
- the car gene encoding carboxylic acid reductase, with protein sequence MDIYREDTSVVARYADRLSDVYRRHLQRTTLREGAHVVPLPAYRGVALDVLDLSSLGTTGTFKDWLAAVAIAESLTQGHRTVLAQSSGNTANAVARYAAHAGIRCVILYPPASRRRILPHLADAPGVDFVEVDAPEERIKQVLAAASAQLELPVVPTLETQLEANKLRAYLLRDAVLAIGRHWDWHVQAVSSGFGPMGLYRGLREIRQDDPGMPWPRFLGVQQEAIAPYAAALTGTAVNEAAPMIEPTLFRRAPGPGLLARMESLCTDSGGTVRALSNERYHALESKAIADLKAAGVRVTHDVDGQVRERAGLYSLAGTYDAVDGGLIEEGARVLAAYTGGSGPRAPLFEPEHRARAQDVIDLVAALTGLSRPTDASLDLTPRAASSRADKPWNTPHPISGELPVNANAHTVIAPDDGLAQVLAAIMERYAQRPAVGERVREMTTDPATGRRTLRLLPRYATLTYRQLWQRISAVAADWHHHPTHPIHPGDRVCILGFTSIDYLTLDLACVHLGAVTVPLQSSASAAQLEGVVSETAPKILATTIERLDSAVTAAQLTPSVERVVVFDHSPGATLEATELRDAHRQLASAGRIVEVVPMATVLERGRTLDAAPLFAAPQGEDPLALLIYTSGSTGTPKGAVYTQSLVGTAWLGFFPRDDADAPETSLHYLPLSHLIGRYALMGSLARGGLAQFTARSDLSTLFADLALVRPTELALVPRVCDLLFERYQHEMACRADQPGDLDARVKQELRDNVLGGRVAHAVVGAAPLSAAMTAFMQSLLSLPVHSGYGTTEIGRVMLDNRILRPPVTDYKLIDVPELGYLTSDIPHPRGELLIKTISAIGGYYNRPDLNAVMFDEEGYYRTGDIVAEIAPDYLHYVDRRNNVLKLSQGEFVAVSRLETLFTASPEVRQIFVYANSQRAHLLAVVVPSATLLTRTGSDTEALRRHILDSLHEIGRQSQLQPYEIPRGVLIETEPFSTENGLLSDMRKPLRPQLTARYGERLEQLYAADFDNREQRLKQLHADAPNQPLLDTIRQGAGLVLGQAADAIQPSARFADLGGDSLSALSFAALLGDVCGIDVPVTHLISPTTDLAALARHIEQRRTATTGHPSPTCVHALDHNDVHAAELTLDKFLDVDLLDRAPYLPEPAPRATKVLITGATGYLGRFVCLEWMKRMAATGGTVVCLVRAANDTEAARRLESAYDSGGSELLDRYRHLAKTALQVHAGDLGQDRMGLGHETWTGLANSTDLIVHTAALVNHVLPYQQLFGPNVTGTAEVIRLALTTRLKPITYLSTISIAGQSGPSALHEDADIRLTCPTLHLDDSYANGYAISKWAGEVLLREAHEHFALPVTTFRSSMLLAHQDHPGQVNVPDLFTRLLLSLTATRLAPTSFYRQDPHPHPDTDPRPHYDGLPVDFSAAAITAIGDHTMTGYRSLNLVNPHDDGISLDTIVDWLRQAGHPIRRVPNYIDWLYQFDTALRALPDGQRRNSLLPLLHAFAQPAEPTAGSLLSTIRFQPAVKAALPHLDNGIPHLTSALIGKYLADLVHLKLL
- a CDS encoding recombinase family protein, which translates into the protein MRFAFYGRVSTEDFQDPATSRGWQLMRAQALVAGHGRVTAEFFDVGHSRVLPWPRRPEAARLIDALADPERHFDAVVIGSSERAFYGSQFAAMAPLFEHHGVRLWLPELGGPVDPGLAGHEELMILLGILSKREIARARLRARTAMTVQAREQGRYLGGRPPYGYRLADAGPHPNRAWARRGARAQRLEADPTTAPIVSWMFAQRRAGKSQARIARALNDAAVPCPSAADPERNAHRSGSQWTLTAVRAILANPRYTGRQVWNRQRTDHELIDPANTALGHRDIARWNPPQDWIISREKAHPALVSEADFVAVQSMRATTVTPGRTYLLAGLLRCGICGRRMESCWTNGRPSYRCRHGHTSATGPGTDRPRNAYIREDRILAHLPALLLRLGHPRTGDHSPGALPAQATADWLRTRGITLTYDPADSSLTADTPTRERTRIG